From Nitrospirota bacterium, the proteins below share one genomic window:
- a CDS encoding OmpA family protein has translation MRRLLTNRAKRLQAPAWAMLCAMAVGGCVSTETHTKALTELEAAKKTSAQQAADLDALKKKSQSQAEQLQQQLAGLQQNLDQESTQRKAAERQAASLTKEREALAARSNELQSRLDSLELEKGQLNGELGTVRGHITDLEQKLASGSASAQEEIAKLQKQASELEANATRIAKEREQLQQQQAQLTASLEQERQRLKAGEADKARLEQERLAKEEEIARLTRTQEDLSKSLQDEIAKGNITIQQVRDRLTINMVDRVLFDSGQAQVKPAGIKVLKQVADVLKTVTDKQIRIEGHTDNVPISSKLQDRFKTNWELSTARATTVVRYLIDQGTVDRQYLSAVGYADTHPIAANDSEEGRSSNRRIEIVLYPKDLKQIASQVEPSMPASR, from the coding sequence ATGCGACGACTGTTGACCAATCGAGCCAAGAGACTTCAGGCCCCTGCTTGGGCCATGCTCTGCGCGATGGCCGTGGGAGGCTGTGTAAGCACAGAAACCCATACAAAAGCACTCACGGAACTTGAGGCCGCGAAGAAAACGTCCGCCCAGCAAGCCGCGGATCTGGATGCGCTCAAGAAGAAGTCTCAATCGCAGGCCGAGCAGCTTCAACAACAATTGGCGGGGTTACAACAGAATCTGGACCAGGAATCCACGCAACGAAAAGCCGCCGAACGGCAAGCAGCCTCGTTAACCAAAGAACGCGAAGCGCTTGCGGCACGCTCAAACGAGTTGCAATCTCGCCTCGACAGTCTGGAGCTGGAGAAGGGACAATTGAACGGCGAACTCGGCACGGTGCGCGGCCACATCACCGATCTCGAACAGAAACTCGCGAGCGGAAGTGCCTCCGCGCAAGAGGAAATCGCGAAGCTCCAGAAGCAGGCATCTGAGCTTGAGGCCAACGCCACCCGCATCGCGAAGGAACGCGAGCAGCTCCAGCAACAGCAAGCCCAGTTGACCGCCAGTCTGGAGCAGGAACGTCAACGTCTGAAAGCCGGAGAAGCGGACAAGGCTCGGCTGGAACAAGAACGGCTGGCGAAAGAGGAAGAGATCGCACGACTGACTCGCACCCAAGAAGACCTCTCGAAATCGCTTCAAGATGAAATTGCGAAAGGGAATATTACGATCCAGCAAGTCCGCGACCGTCTCACCATCAATATGGTCGATCGTGTGCTATTCGACTCCGGCCAGGCACAGGTGAAGCCAGCCGGCATCAAAGTGCTGAAGCAAGTCGCCGACGTGTTGAAAACGGTCACAGACAAACAGATTCGAATCGAAGGCCACACCGACAATGTGCCGATCAGCTCGAAGCTGCAAGATCGCTTCAAGACAAACTGGGAGCTTTCCACAGCGCGGGCCACGACCGTGGTGCGCTACCTGATCGATCAGGGCACCGTGGACCGCCAGTACCTCTCCGCCGTCGGCTACGCAGATACGCACCCGATCGCGGCAAACGATTCAGAAGAAGGCCGTTCATCCAACCGCCGCATTGAAATCGTGCTTTACCCGAAAGACCTCAAGCAAATCGCCAGTCAAGTTGAGCCCAGTATGCCTGCCTCTCGGTAA